A genomic region of Paroedura picta isolate Pp20150507F chromosome 4, Ppicta_v3.0, whole genome shotgun sequence contains the following coding sequences:
- the BTF3L4 gene encoding transcription factor BTF3 homolog 4, giving the protein MNQEKLAKLQAQVRIGGKGTARRKKKVVHRTATADDKKLQSSLKKLAVNNIAGIEEVNMIKDDGTVIHFNNPKVQASLSANTFAITGHAEAKPITEMLPGILSQLGADSLTSLRKLAEQFPRQVLDSKVPKSEDIDEEDDDVPDLVENFDEASKNEAN; this is encoded by the exons ATGAATCAAGAAAAGCTGGCCAAACTTCAGGCTCAGGTCCGAATAGGTGGAAAG GGTACAGCTCGTAGAAAGAAGAAGGTAGTTCATAGAACAGCAACAGCTGATGACAAAAAACTTCAAAGTTCCCTCAAAAAGTTGGCAGTAAACAATATCGCTGGCATTGAAGAG GTGAATATGATCAAAGATGATGGAACAGTTATTCATTTCAACAATCCTAAGGTCCAGGCTTCACTCTCTGCAAACACATTTGCGATTACTGGTCATGCTGAAGCCAAACCAATCACAGAAATGCTACCCGGCATCTTAAGCCAGCTGGGTGCAGACAGCTTAACAAGTCTCAGAAAGTTAGCTGAACAGTTCCCAAGGCAAG TGTTGGATAGTAAAGTACCAAAATCAGAAGATATTGATGAAGAAGATGACGACGTTCCAG ATCTTGTAGAAAACTTCGATGAAGCATCAAAAAATGAAGCTAATTAA
- the KTI12 gene encoding protein KTI12 homolog, with amino-acid sequence MPLLMLCGLPGSGKSRRAEELRAALSAEEEAEAQEGAGGERRVFVVAEAGTTGGGGGRAALRAEAERLLSRRDVVIVDAGNELKSFRYELYCLSKHAGTPHCLVFCPGGAPSSDRPPLEAPDSRHRWDWPLFAAPEEPGEPLPLPEIRAALFERRPPPPNRSTRSQPLQAAGFLHQLDRLTQDMVAALMAAQRDGVQPGQFVPLAAAGLGQASQGLLLSRPVGLAELSRLRRQFLSYAKMHPGEGEENLPQLGGMFLQYLSSNLQ; translated from the coding sequence ATGCCGCTGCTCATGCTGTGCGGCCTGCCGGGGAGCGGCAAGAGCAGGCGGGCTGAAGAGCTGCGGGCGGCCCTGAGCGCCGAGGAGGAGGccgaggcccaggagggggcaggcggcgagcggcggGTTTTCGTGGTGGCCGAAGCGGGGACgacggggggcggcggcggcagggccgCGTTACGAGCGGAGGCCGAGCGGCTGCTGAGCCGGCGGGACGTGGTGATCGTAGACGCGGGCAATGAGCTGAAGAGCTTCCGCTACGAGCTCTACTGCCTCAGCAAGCACGCGGGGACCCCGCACTGCCTCGTCTTCTGCCCCGGCGGCGCTCCGTCCTCCGACCGGCCGCCCCTGGAGGCGCCCGACTCGCGCCACCGCTGGGACTGGCCTCTCTTCGCGGCGCCCGAGGAGCCCGGCgagccgctgccgctgcctgagatCCGCGCCGCCCTCTTTgagcgccgcccgccgccgcccaacAGGTCCACGCGCTCCCAGCCCCTGCAGGCCGCCGGCTTCCTCCACCAGCTCGACCGCCTCACGCAGGACATGGTGGCCGCTCTCATGGCCGCGCAGAGGGACGGCGTCCAGCCCGGTCAGTTCGTCCCCTTGGCCGCGGCCGGACTAGGCCAGGCCTCTCAGGGGTTGCTGCTCAGCCGGCCTGTCGGCCTCGCCGAGCTCAGCAGGCTCCGCAGACAGTTTCTCAGCTATGCCAAGATGCAtcctggagaaggagaagagaatctGCCCCAGCTGGGCGGCATGTTCTTACAGTACCTGAGCAGCAACTTGCAGTGA